One genomic window of Glycine soja cultivar W05 chromosome 9, ASM419377v2, whole genome shotgun sequence includes the following:
- the LOC114425037 gene encoding uncharacterized protein LOC114425037, translating to MAFHVACPITCRRICFCTLGFPRALHAAPDAAANAFVHDVASLRDFLADTRRDDATVQVPVPKVLPPPPPPPPPSDVVSLGADALDESASMKAKRIALQRKGAAAMIAAEEYARRFESGDVVNTPGNVTGDDQGQANRSYCRICKCGENEGSEKAQKMLSCKSCGKKYHRNCLRSWGRNRDLFHWSSWTCPLCRICEACRRTGDPSKFMFCKRCDGAYHCYCLQPPHKSVCNGPYLCTKHARCHSCGSNVPGNGLSVRWFMSYTNCDACGRLFTKGNYCPVCLKVYRDSESTPMVCCDSCQLWVHCQCDNISDEKYHQFQLDGNLQYKCPTCRGECYQVKNPEDAAREIWRRRNIAERDLIASLRAAAGLPTQEEIFSISPFSDDEDSGPLKLKSESARSFKFSLKNLANDSPKKKSSSKKTAKKKDSQLFMTSKIDTHNSCEGHSDIKSLHSLDDDKNDDIQSQRNEGPDVYSSPAAGSLSQTEASFPIDQPGILKQKFVDEVMVSDEERKPRVVRIKSNKALIPDSEEESGKHSLKTQNVKGKKLVINLGARKINVASSPRSDTSSCQKDQDPVTVNGNEDISQWRKGDKFALDRQDDTARHIDGKGNKVDSGQSKIFRVSGREGNLIKLGKVKPDVSEFNLTSGRGNMSDGRIKHSIDGMINQVGIKAPSRGERTYLGKQSEGSSDAYETDDNNNRTPSHSLPKDSKPLLRFKFKKPSIESQNSSQQEEEKMTIKGQRSKRKRPSPFKEKTTFNESEGVSQSRQDSAMDGIMDANWILMKLGNDAIGKRVEVHQTSDNSWHKGVVTDVVEGTSKLYVALDDGKVKNVELRKQGVRFVPQKQKRSKT from the exons ATGGCATTTCACGTAGCTTGTCCAATTACATG TCGCCGAATCTGTTTCTGCACGCTAGGGTTTCCGCGCGCTCTCCACGCTGCTCCCGACGCTGCCGCCAATGCCTTCGTTCACGATGTTGCGTCGCTCCGCGACTTCCTCGCCGACACGCGCAGGGACGACGCCACCGTGCAGGTCCCCGTCCCCAAGGTTctgccgccgccgccgcctcctcctcctccatccGACGTTGTTTCTCTCGGCGCTGACGCGCTCGATGAGTCGGCCTCCATGAAGGCCAAGCGCATCGCCCTCCAGCGCAAGGGTGCCGCCGCCATGATCGCCGCCGAGGAGTACGCTCGCCGCTTCGAGTCCGGCGATGTCGTG AATACTCCGGGAAATGTTACTGGAGACGACCAGGGTCAAGCCAATAGGAGCTATTGTCGAATTTGCAAATGTGGAGAAAATGAAGGAAGTGAGAAAGCTCAGAAGATGCTATCGTGCAAAAGTTGTGGTAAGAAGTACCATAGGAACTGCCTGAGAAGTTGGGGTCGAAATAGAG ATTTGTTTCATTGGAGTTCATGGACCTGTCCTCTTTGCCGGATTTGTGAG GCTTGCAGAAGGACTGGTGATCCAAGTAAGTTCATGTTTTGCAAAAGGTGCGATGGTGCTTACCACTGTTATTGTCTTCAACCTCCACACAAG AGTGTTTGTAATGGGCCTTATTTGTGCACAAAACACGCAAGATGTCACAGTTGTGGATCCAATGTCCCTGGAAATGGACTAAGTGTGAG GTGGTTTATGTCATATACCAACTGCGATGCATGTGGAAGATTGTTTACGAAAGGGAACTACTGTCCTGTTTGTTTGAAG GTTTACAGAGATTCAGAATCAACACCTATGGTTTGTTGTGATAGTTGCCAGCTCTGGGTACATTGCCAGTGTGACAATATCAG TGATGAAAAATATCACCAGTTTCAATTGGATGGGAATTTGCAGTATAAATGTCCTACATGTCGTGGGGAATGTTATCAG GTCAAGAATCCTGAAGATGCTGCCCGAGAGATTTGGAGGAGAAGGAATATTGCTGAAAGAGATTTGATTGCTAGCTTGAGGGCTGCAGCTGGTTTGCCAACTCAAGAAGAGATATTTTCTATTTCACCATTTTCAGATGATGAGGATAGTGGGCCTTTAAAACTAAAGAGTGAATCTGCTCGTTCCTTTAAGTTCTCTCTAAAGAATTTGGCCAATGACTCACCAAAGAAGAAATCTTCTAGCAAAAAGACTGCTAAGAAAAAAGACTCACAGTTATTTATGACTAGTAAAATTGACACACACAATAGTTGTGAAGGACATAGTGATATTAAATCTTTGCATAGCTTAGATGATGATAAGAATGATGATATACAATCCCAGAGAAATGAAGGTCCAGATGTTTACTCATCCCCTGCTGCTGGAAGCTTGAGTCAAACTGAAGCATCTTTTCCTATTGATCAGCCAGGGATTTTGAAACAAAAGTTTGTTGATGAGGTGATGGTCAGTGATGAAGAGAGGAAACCCAGAGTAGTtcgaattaaaagcaacaaggCACTTATTCCAGATAGTGAAGAGGAAAGTGGAAAACACAGTCTTAAGACTCAGAATGTGAAAGGGAAGAAGTTGGTTATAAATTTGGGAGCACGGAAAATTAACGTGGCTAGTTCTCCACGGTCTGATACTTCAAGCTGCCAAAAAGATCAAGATCCAGTGACTGTTAATG GAAATGAAGATATAAGCCAATGGAGGAAGGGAGACAAGTTTGCATTAGATAGACAAGATGACACAGCTAGGCATATTGACGGTAAag GAAACAAAGTTGATTCTGGGCAATCAAAAATTTTCAGGGTTTCGGGAAGAGAAGGGAATTTGATTAAGCTGGGAAAAGTTAAGCCAGATGTTTCTGAATTCAACCTGACCTCTGGTAGAGGCAATATGTCTGATGGGCGGATAAAACATAGTATTGATGGAATGATTAATCAGGTTGGAATAAAAGCCCCATCAAGAGGTGAAAGGACATATTTGGGGAAGCAGTCAGAAGGCAGCTCTGATGCATATGAGACAGATGACAATAATAATCGTACACCTTCACATTCTTTGCCAAAAGACTCCAAACCTTTACTGAGATTTAAATTCAAGAAACCCAGCATTGAAAGTCAAAATTCTTCTCAACAGGAGGAAGAGAAGATGACAATCAAGGGCCAGAGGTCAAAAAGGAAGAGACCTTCACCTTTTAAGGAGAAAACAACATTTAATGAGTCTGAAGGTGTAAGTCAATCACGTCAAGACAGTGCAATGGATGGGATAATGGATGCAAACTGGATATTAATGAAATTGGGCAATGATGCAATTGGAAAGAGAGTTGAAGTTCATCAGACATCTGACAATTCTTG GCACAAGGGAGTGGTTACTGATGTAGTGGAAGGCACTTCAAAGTTATATGTTGCATTAGACGATGGGAAAGTGAAGAACGTGGAACTCAGGAAACAAGGGGTCCGTTTTGTTCCTCAAAAGCAGAAGAGATCTAAGACATGA